The following nucleotide sequence is from Candidatus Binatia bacterium.
AGACGCCTATCAAACCCTGGGCGGGTTTCTCTTTACCCATATGGGCCGCGTGCCGTCGGTCTCCGACCATTTCGAGTGGAACGATCTGCGCTTTGAGATTGTCGACATGGATGGGAAGCGGATCGATAAAGTGCTGGTCTCCCCCATTGGAACCAACGGACCCGCTGGCGGCTAGGGCTTGCCTGAACATTCCATCGAGAAAACTCTCCCACATACGGCTTGGCCGAGTACGGACATAGAGACTGCGCTAATGGCAATTTGTTCCTCTGGCTCGTGGTCGTCCTGACCGCCGTCGGGGGGAGGCTGTGGGCCGCGTGTGGCGGGGAGACCCGGCTAGGAACTTCTCCCGACAATCTCTTCCGGCGGCCGTACGTGGCGGAAGACTGCGAAGATCCAAACGTCGTAAATAATTTTGAGCCCGCCGGCGAGTAAAAACGGCAAGCCCAAAGACGGGATCGCGAGAATCGCGCTCGCGAACAGCGGTGCGGCGGCGGCGCCGGTGTTTCGAGCCACCGACATGATGCCCGCTGAGGCGGCCCGCTCGCCGGAATCGACGATCGCCATCGTGTAAGACTGACGGGTAGGCACATCGAGCTGCGAGAGCAGGTGGCGTGCCAGCAGCACGACGACCGCCGACTGCACGTTGGGCATCAGCGGCACCAGGAGCAGCAGGAAATTCGACGGCAGGTGAGTGAAAACCATCGTATTCAACAGCCCTATCCGCCGCGCGATCAAAGGAGCGGCCAGGAAAGAGAGGGCGGACAAAAGGTTGGTGCCGAAGAAGATGCCGCCTAAGGCCTTGATATCGGTTTTGTAACGAAGAAAGAACCAGTAGGCGACCAGGCTCTGAACGATGAAGCCCCCGGCGAAGGCGTCGAGAGCGAACAATGCCGACAGTTTGGCGACGATGGCTCGTGACTTTTTGACGCCGATTCTGCGCGCAACTTCGGTAGGTCTGGTTCTGGCTTCGATGGCCGGTGAGAGCATGGCAAACAGGAGCAACATCAGGGCTGCGGCAGCGACATAACCTCCGATCAAGAGACGATAACCCGTGAGCAAAGGCAGCGACAGGAGCGACGGCAACCCGACCGCCAGCGCGCCGAGAGCGCCGGCGAGCGAGCCCACAAGATTGTAGACAGAAAAAACGGCGGTTCGGTTCTGATCGCCGGTCGTCTGGGGAAGGATCGCCTGTTCGATCGAAAGAAACGGTCCCACCTCTTTCCCCGAGGGGCTGATGGTTCCGAAAATAGCGGCGACCGCCAGCAACAGGGGATTGTTTGTGGCAACGAACACCAGACCCGCGAGGGCCATCAACATCGCGCCGATTACGAGAAGCGTCTTGCGACCGAAGCGGTCCGCTACACCCGTCAGAACCACGGTCATGATCGCCCCGCCCGCAAGCGCGGCGGTAAAGATCCAACCGATAGCTGTCGTGCCTAGCCCAATGACATCAAGGTAAAGGCCGAGCACTACGGACAGAAAGCCATAAGCGAATGAGCGGACGGCGCAGGCGGCCAATAGGAGCCATCCGTCTTGCGAAAGCTCCAGCACACGGCCGGATCGGCTGGATGATTGATTTGGCCTGCCCAAGAGCGGCTACCCGCGGGACGCGCTGCCCATCGAGTTCATCCGCCCGCCGTCCACCGGCAGGATCGCGTTGGTAATGTAGCTCGCCTTTTCCGAAGCCAGGAACACCGCCGCTTCCCCGACATCTTCAGGTTGGCCGATGCGTCTAAGCGGAATGCTCTCGTATTCCGGTTTCCGGTTTCCCATGTCTTTTCTTCCGAGCGGCGTGCCGACGATGCCCGAGATAATGCCGTTGACCCTGATCTTATAGGGCGCGAGATCGACCGCGGCCTGGCGCGTGAGCGCGTTGATCGCGCCCTTGGAGATCGAGTAGACCGCGGTTCCCGGACTGCCTCTCTCTCCCGATGCAGCCGAGATGTTGATGATCGCGCCGCCGCCGTTTTCTTTCATCATCCGCGCGCCGTGCTGGATGCAGAGAAAGTAGCCGGTGACGTTCACCGCCATAATCCGGCTCCATTCTTCCAGCGTCGTCTCCAAAATGTCGTTCTTGGTCGAATGCGCGACCGTGTTGACGAGAAGGTCGAGGCGTCGATGATTGGTTTTGATATGAGCGAAGAGGCGTTCCACCTGCTCCGGCTGGGACAGATCCGCGGCAAAGTGGTCGCCGCCGATTTCCGTCGCGATCTTTTTTGTTTCGTCGCCGTGGCGCGAGTGGACGATCACCTTCGCCCCCTCGCGCGCGAACGCCCGCGCAATGCCCAGGCCGATGTTGTTGGTCGATCCCGTAACCAGCGCGATTTTGTCTTTCAGCAGCATGATCGTTCTCCTTCGCTTTGAAGTGAAAAGCTATCTCAGCGCGCTGTCAGCGTCAACGTTTCGCTGAAGGATCATTGCCAAGACATCCTCCATGCACTAGACAATTATTCAATGGAAGGAGACGAACATGTGGAGTATCCATGCGGCTCTGGTTGTTGGGTTAGTTCTCGGCCTGGCGGCGTGCGCGAGTGACAGCGTGCTCCTGGTCCAGCCCCGGACCGGCGCGACGATAAAATGCGGCGGCTCCGGGTCAGGCCTCATGACGGGAATGGCCACCGTTATGGTCGATGAATGCGTGAAGAAATACGAGCCCGACGGTTACGTGCCCGAGGGGAGACTGACCGCGGCGGAGCGGGCGGATCTGGAGCGCCGCGGCGTATTGCCGAAGCCGGCTGAACCGCGCCCGACCATGTACTGAATCACCGTCCGCAGCGATCAGCTCGGGTCGACCTTTTGGCTACTCCGTCTATTCAAGTGCCTGCGCACGATAGGACTCAAACATCGCGCCACCATTGCGTTGCCTTTTGGCGAATAATGAGGACGTCCCTCGATGAAAAGTTCGGATACGCTGAATCTCCTGAGACAGGAGGTTAAGTCTTCATATTCAATGCCTCTCGCCCGTAGCATCCTCAGAACCGAATCTTTCGCCTCGGTCCCGCCGTCTTGAAAACCGATGCGACTCGGAAGGTAAACGATCAAGGGTGTCGAACCTTCCGCTTTGGCCAGTTTCGCGAAGGACGTAAGGATTTCGCTGTTGACGACCTTAACGGCCTCGTCGGAAACGACGTCCGAGCGTTGCTCCGGCCAACGAGGATATCTGGAAAGTAAAAATCGAACCAAGTAAGAGCGATGATAAGGCCGCCACTCCCACTCATGCGGGTTGTAGCCTCTGTCGTACTCGATAAAAGGCAGGTCGAAGATCGAACGGTGTGCCAGGATCGCCTCGGGGCTAAGAACCGGCGCGTTGACCATGTGAAGCTTCCCCCTATCGACGGCGAATCGCGGCTTGGCAAACGGAAAGCCCCACTCTGGAAAGCTGACGAAAGCGTAGACCGCCATGCTGCGATAGAGGTCATGGTTGATGAACCCGAAAATGACAAGATCGGGTTTCCAAGGGCGCACATCTCTCCAATATCGGAGGTAAGCCTGATCGACGCCGTAGCCGTCGACGCCAAAGTTGAGAACTTGAATCCGCGATTCGAACTCTTGTTCCAACCGATGTCCCCACGATTCCTCGAACGGAACTTCAAGGCCAAAAGTAAAAGAATCTCCGACCAGCGCGATGCGATAGGCCCGAGTACGGGCGGCATAAGATTCGCCTGCGCGGGCGCTTCGGATTCCCTCCGCGCTGCTTGAGTAGAGGCCGTCGGTACTCCGCCGATTGGCCCCGATGGTCCAGCCCAACAGATCGTCCGGAATAAAATAAGAAATGTTGCTTGGAGCTCGCTCCAGCAGCGCACGATTGCGCGCGATCGATTCGCCCCAGCTTCGGGGCAGCAAAACGGTATTCATGAATGTGGTGGCAAAGAATATTCGGGATTGGAACAGGCGAACGGTAGCCTCGCCAAAAATCAGCAAGGCGCCGACCACGACGACGTTGAGCGCAAGGGTAAACCAAAACTCTCGTCTGTTATCTCGCTGCGCCCTACGATAGCGGGAAAACAAGTAAACGCTCGAAGCGAGAAACGTCAGCGTTCCTCCAAGGAAGAACGGACTGTACCGGCCGGTTAAAAGCAGTAGAAACGGTCTGGCGCCGTTCTTGTACCATGCCAGTGCGCTCAACAGGCCTGCGCCCTCCGCGGCGTAGAAGGAAAAAAGCAGCAGGCCCACGCGGCGCGTGGCGTTCCATGATCCGAAATTCTGTTTCACCGGTCAGTTCGAAGAGAAGAAGCAGCGCTTTCACGGAAGAGAGAACCGGAAGGACTCGGCATCTAGCCTCCCAAGGTAATCATCTCGATTTTCTTGTGGTTCGCTGGATCGTAAGTCGAGGAGCGCAGCGCTTCGAGACGCTCGGAGGAGTAGCGGTCTTTCCGATTTCCCCAAACGTTGGCGATGAATTCAAAAATTTTCTCGTCCGGCGCGCCGCCGCGCAAGAGCACTTTGATATCATGTCCCGCGGAAGAAAATAGACACGTGACGAGCTTGCCGTCCGCTGTAAGCCGCGCCCGGTTGCAAGTCGAGCAAAACGGCTCGGTGACCGACGCCACCACTCCGACTTCCCCCCCACCGTCGGCAAACTCATAATCGACCGACGGCGCGCTGCCCCGGTCGCGCCCGATCTCCCGCAGCGGAAAGCGCGCCTGGATTTTTTCGATAATCTCTTTTTTCGATACGAGCTTGTCGGAAGTCCATTGGTTGGAATTGCCGACGTCCATGTACTCGATGAAGCGAATCGCAAAATCATGCTTTCTCGCGAACTCGACCAGATCGATAATGTCGTCGTCGTTGACGCCGCGCTCGACCACCGCGTTGATCTTGATCGGCCCGAGCCCCTCAACCTTTACGGCAAAGAGTCCTTCGAGGACTTTTTCCAGGTCGCCGCGCTTGGTCATGCGCCTGAACTTCTCCGGGTCGAGCGTGTCGAGGCTTACATTGATGCGCTTGAGCCCGGCGGCTTTGAGGGCGGCGGCTTTTTCGGCGAGCAGCGAGCCGTTGGTCGTGAGGCAGAGATCCTTGAGCCCTTCGAGCTGCGAAAGCTCCGCCACCAGAAACTCCACGTCGCGGCGCACCAGCGGCTCTCCGCCCGTCAGCCTGATCTTCTCCACGCCGGCGCGAACGAAAAGCCGCGCCACTCGCGCGATCTCTTCGAAAGAAAGGATCTCCCGTTTATCGATCCACTCGTACTCGTCGAGCGGCATGCAATACGTGCAGCGGAAGTTGCACCGATCGGTAACCGAGATTCTGAGATCCTTGATCGGGCGGTTATATAGGTCGCGTACCATCGTCCTTTAACTTCGCACAAAATGGAGGAGCGCTGCAAGCGCGCCTCGTTGACGGCAAAGGTTCATCTGCTATGGTATTGAGCGCTTTATGAGCCTGCGCCAACAGCAGATCATGGTCTTTGTCGCCACGGTGGTGGTGATTTTCGGTCTCTTCGCCACAGGCATCTTGTTGGTCGCGAAGCGGCTGACTACGGAAGCCACGCTCCAGACTGCCCTGCTTCTGGCCCGGCAAGTCGAGATCGCCCTGGCGCAGAGCCTGCAGCAAGCTCCTGACGCGCCGCCGAACGCTCCGCCGACCGCGGCTCAGCAGCAAAACAAGCCGTCTTCATCGTTCTGGGATTTTCTTGGGCGGCTCTACCCAGGCAATCCACCAGCGGCCAGCAATCCACCCGCGAAAACCCCGCCCACCCCTTGGCGTCACACGCAGGTCCAGGGCTTGATCAAGGCCTACATCGACCGCAACTCCAGCATTCAGGCGATGTGGGTGCTGAACTCGGAAGGCAAAATTCTCTACTCGTCCCAAAGCCGGGAACAAGGCCAAACGCTGGCGGAACCGGCGCTGCGCGAAAACCTTGCCAAAGGAATCACCACGATCGAATCGTACAGCGACGATGAACAGACGTATTACGACGTTCTCGTGCCGCTGCAGATGCCGGAAGGCGCGCGCGGTACCGGCGGCTTGAGATTATGGATCAACCCTTCGGACTGGACCGGGCTCGTCTCGGGTCTATGGCGGCAATTCACCCTGCTGTTTCTGCTCGGCGCCGACGTCGCGCTGCTCGCCGCCTTTCTCACCACGGCGTTGTACACGCGGCGGTTTCGCTTGATCAACGAGGCCTTGCGCGAAGCGGAGGCCGGCACGTATCAAGCCCGGCCGCGTTACGGCAGCCGGGATGAAATCGGTACCAGTCTCGACTTGATCGACCGTTTGGTGATGAAACAGCGCGGCCACATCGGTCTCACCGCGCCTTTGCAGCGCGTGTCCGTGGCGGCGCGGACTCTGGTCCACGAGATCAAAACTCCTCTCAACGCCATGACCGTGCATCTGGAGCTGCTGCGCCACTCCGCTCCAAACGCCCAAAGCAGCGACACCTCGCCCCAAGTGGCGACGCACCAGCGATCGCTGGAAGCGCTCGACGCCAGCGCCCGACAGGTCGATCAATTGCTGCGCGATTTCGCCGATTACAGCACGCCGGTGACGCTGGAGCGGCAACCACTCGACGTGGCCCGGGTCCTCGAAGCGAGCGTGGAAGCCATGTTGGCCCAATGCACCGCCCAGAGGATCGCCGTCACCATGGATCTCCCCGCCGGGCCGTGGATGCTGGAAGGCGATCAGCTCCGCTTGCGCCAGGCGTTCGATAACTTGCTCAGGAACGCCGTGGAAGCGCAGCCCCACGGCGGCGCCATCCAAGTCAGCGGCGAGCACAACGGGAATCAAATCACCCTCCGCTTCAAAGACTCCGGCCCGGGAATTCCTCCGGAGAAGCTCGCCACGATTTTCGATTTCGGCCAGAGCACGAAGCCGGGAGGCAGCGGCATCGGTCTTTCCTTGAGCCAGTTGATCGTCGAGGCCCACGGCGGCACGCTTCAGTACGAGGAAAATGGCGCAGACTCCGGCGCTGTTTTTCGCCTGACCTTACCGCTGAACGGAGGCGTCCTGTGACCCGCCCGCGTCCGACAGTGATGGTGGTCGATGACGATCCGGCGAGTCGGGACGGTTTGGCTTCGCTCTTGGAAAGATGGGGTTACAAGAGCCAGACCGCGGTCAACGGAAAAGCCGCGCTCAAGGCGTGCGAGGAGTCGCAGCCCGATGCCATGGTGCTCGACCTCATCATGCCCGAAATGACCGGCCTCGAGCTGGTGCAGGCTCTGGGAGACAGGGTGCGCCAGATGGCCGTGATCATGCTTACGGGGCAGGCGACGATCGATAGCGCGGTGCAGGCCATCAAGCTCGGCGCATACGACTATCTCGCCAAGCCGATGGAAGCCAACCGACTTCGAACGGCGTTGGAAAAGGGACTGCGGCAGGTGGAACTTACCCGCGAGGCCAACGCGCTGCGCCAGCGGCTGGAGTCCCCGCTCGGCTCTTACGGCGGGCTCATCGGCAAATCTCCGCCGATGCGCCAACTCTACCAGAACATTAGCCGCGTGGCCGCCACCGACGCGCCGGTGCTGGTGAGCGGCGAGAGCGGCACGGGAAAAGAGCTTGTCGCGCGCACGCTACACGACCTCTCGCCGCGCCGCGACGGCCCGTTTCTGGCTCTTAACTGCGCGGCGATCCCACCGACGCTCATGGAAAGCGAAATCTTGGGCCACGAGAAAGGCGCGTTCACCGGCGCTCTGGAGCGCCGGCTCGGCTGCTTCGAGCAGTCCGACGGCGGCACACTGTTTCTCGACGAGATCACCGAGATGGTGCCCGAGGTGCAGGCGAAGTTTCTCCGCGTGCTGGAGGAAAATCAGGTGCGCCGCATCGGCGCGGCCAATGCCGTGCCGGTCTCGGTGCGCGTCGTGACCGCGACCAACCGCTCGCCCGCGCAAGCGGTCAAAGAAGAGCGGCTGAGATCGGATCTTTTTTATCGGCTGAGTGTTTTTCATCTCGAGCTGCCGCCGCTGCGCGAGCGGAGCGACGATATCACGCTCCTGACGCGCTATTTTCTCGAGCAGTTTGCGGAGAAGTACGGCCGGCCGGTGCTTCCCTGGGTGCCGGATTTTGCATCCGCCTTGAAGGAACACTCCTGGCCCGGCAACGTCCGCGAACTGCGCAACGCGCTCGAACGGGTTGCCGTGCTCGCCTCCGGGCCGACTTTAACCGGCGCCGACGTAAAACAGTTTTGCTTGAGCACAGTCCTGGAGGAATCTGCCGACACCGAGCCGGTCTCCTTGGCCGAGGCGGAGCGCCAGGCGATCGAACGCGCCCTGGCCGCGACCGGCGGCAACAAGACCCAGGCCGCCCGGATTCTCGGAATCACCCCCAAGACGCTCAACGCCAAGCTCGCGCTGTACGGCCCCGAAACCGCCAAGTAATTTTTCCCTATCACCCCTACTTTTTTACTTGCCCCACGCTACAGTCGAGCCTTCCAAGTAGGCCAAATTAGAAGCAGTTTTTGCTGGCATGCCCGTTGCTCCTCTAGCCTCTGAGTGTCGGTGCGATTATGGCGAATAGTGCGAGAAAAAAATGGCGCTTCGGCGCGCTTGCTTTCGCTCTGTTCCTGCTCGTTGCCACGGCGGGATATCACATCGGCGCGGGCGAGAAGGACAACAGACAAGGCGATGGAAAAGCAGCATCTTCCGGTGACAAGGGAACCGTAAGCAACTCCAAGTGGTTTGCCGACCCCAAGCGGGGTTGGATTCGCAGCGATAAGCGGGAGGAGCAACAAAAGCGCCGCGCGGCCGAGCACGATCGGGGGGAAAATTCGGCCCGAGAAAAGGCCGGCCGCGTTATCTGGGACTATTGAAGATGGAAAACATCTCGTCGAAAAGAAGGGTTATCCACACCACTTTGGGTGACTTGATCGCGGCGCTGACGGAAGAGGCCTTTTTGGTCGCCGAAGACCAGAATGAGGTCAACGCATTGGTGGCCGATATGCTGAGCGATCTTCTGAACCACTCCGGAACCTGGCACTGACGCGTTTATTCTTTACTTGAATAATAAATCTTCGCGCGAATAAAAAAGTAACTCAAAAGGGAGGAAAGAAAATGAAAAATACGGCTTGCACCAGAACTTTCTCGGCACTTACGGTAGCGGCGCTCCTCGCCGTGGGCTGCGCCGGCGGGCCTTTGACCACGCGTGAAAAAGGGGCCGGCATCGGAGCTCTCGGAGGAGCCGCCGCAGGGGGCATTGTTGGCAGCGCTGTGGGTCATCCGGCGGCGGGCGCGCTGATCGGCGGTGGACTGGGCTTGGGCGCGGGCGCGCTGATCGGTGACCAACTCCAGGGTCAGGAGTATCGAAATTACGAGCAGGACCGCGAGATTCGCAGAAACCAGGCGGAAATCGAACGGCTGAGACGCCAGCAAGGCGAGTACTAACAGCCGTGGCGAGTCCTAGCAATCGGCGCGAGTTCTAGCGCCATAGATGCGACGATTCGTTCGTGACTCCGCGAGGAGGTGCTTTCATGAAAGACGTCATAAGGGAAAGAGCCCTATGGGCGCTTTTTGGGGTCATACTGCTTTTCTTTCTCTTTCTCCTTTCCGGCGGCCTCTACACCATTACGCCGCCGAACGGTCCGGTGGATACGGCCTACAAGATGAACCGCCTGACCGGCAAGGTCTGGCTGATTAAAACCTACGCGAAGCAAGTAGGACAGGTACGGGTCTTGTCGGCGCGCCAGGCCGAGGTCGAGAAGACGAGAGAGATTACCGAGGCCGATATCCCGCCGGTGGCGATGGCTGAGAACACGCCCTCGCGCCCGGGTCGAAGATAGTTTGCGCGAGAATTTCAAAGATTAGGAGGCTCATTCGATGAAAAGCAAAATCCTTGGAGTACTGATAGCGGGCGCGCTGACGCTGGTGCTGGGCGGCTGTTCCGAGCCGCTGTCTAAAAGAGAGCAGGGCGGGCTCATCGGCGCGGGCGTGGGCGCCGGCACCGGAGCCATCATCGGCAGCACGGTCGGCCACGCAGCAGTAGGCGCTCTGATCGGCGGGCCGATCGGGCTGATCGCCGGAGCTTTGATCGGCGACCAGTTGATGGCGCAAGACAGAAGGCAGGACGAACAGCAGCACCAAATCGATCGCAACCGGGCGGAACTCGAACGGCAACGCAGAGAGAACGAGCGCCTGAGGGAACAACCGCTCGAGCGATGACAATCAAGTCGCACAAGGAGTTTCTTCGTATGGATTACAAATTGCGTCGGTTCTTTCTTGCTGGGATCGCTGTGTTGTTTTGTCTCCCGTTCGCGATCCCGGCCGAGGCGGGGCTGCCGACCGATCAGACCAAGGCCACCGTCGATAAAGTTATCAGCATTTTGCAACAACCGGGCCCGAAGAAGGAAGAACGGCGCCAGCAATTGCGCGATACTATCTATTCCAGGTTCGACTTCCCCGAGATGGCCAAGCGGTCGCTGGGCCCGCACTGGTCCCGCCGCACGCCCGAGGAGCAGCAGGAGTTCACCAAGGTCTTCGCCGATCTGCTGGAGAGTTCTTACGTAGACAAGATCGAAGGCTATAACGGGGAAAAGGTCGCTTATACGCGCGAACAGCAGGACAAAGACAACGCCGAGGTGTTCACCAAGATCATCACGAAAAAAGGCGAAGAATTCTCCATCAATTATAAGCTTCATCCGGTCGACGGAGAGTGGAAAGTCTACGACGTAGTGGTGGAAAACATCAGCCTGGTCAACAACTATAGGTCGCAATTCAATCGCGTTCTAGCCAACGCGTCGTTCGATGAGCTGCTGAAAAAATTGCAACAAAAAGCGCCGGATCTAAAGGCGCCGGGAGTTAAAAAAGGGTGAGAAGAGAATTTCGCCCTGAAGGAGGATGTCATGTCCCGTTATCTTTCGAGTCGGATTTTGTTCGGTGCGCTGACGATCCTGATCGGCCTGTGGGGCCTGCCCGCTCAGGCTCAAGATTCACCCAAGCCGTCTCAGCAGGCCTCGACCAACTTGAGCGATAAGGAACTCCGGAGCTTCGCCAAGGCGTACGTCGAATATCACAAGCTGCGCCAGTCCTATGAAAAGCAGATCGGCAGCGTCCAGGACGCCAAGGAAAAAGAGAAGCTTCAACGCGAGGGAGATTCCAAAGTGAGCAAAGCGTTGGAGAAGCAGGGGCTCACGCCGCAATCTTACAACCGGCTTTATACGGCCGTGAACAACAACGAGCAACTCCGCAGAAAAGCGCTCAAGATGATCGAGGAGGAACGAAAGAACTCATAACTGGGGTGGCCCTCGGGCTCAACCAGCGGGAGACGCCATGAAAACTTCCTTGAGAAGCCGGAGCGCGTGCGCCATCGCGGTCTTGTTATTCACGCTTATTCCGCTCGCCAGCGCCTCCGCCGGGGAGGATCCTTGGCTATTTCTCAAAGGGTTCGAGCTGATTCCCGACAGTCCGGCGCTCATTGAAGAACATTATGTCGCGGCGCTGTTTGTAAGCCGCGACCAGGGACAGCTCGCGGTGGTGATTTTCAACGCCACCTGTGACTCAGGGAACTGTGAAATCCATCGCCGGTCCGCCTATTCGATCTTCGACCGGGAAGGCGTGAACGTCCGGCGTTATATCGACCCAGGCGAGAAGGAACTGCTGCGCCTGATTTCCGATCAACGCGGCGCTTGAACTCTCCCATGCGCACAAAACACATTTGGCTTCGTTCTTTCAAGCCGCCGTTCCATTTAGCGCTGTCTTGCTTCATTCTATTGCCCTGGCTCTTTCCGAGCCAGCCGCTGGCGGAGTCGAAAGCGAGGCGGCTGCATGAAACAGCCGAGATTTATCTGACGCTCAGGTTATCCAACCGGGATTTGAATCATTCCTCCGCCAGCGCAGTGGCGGAGACGATCTGGCGTGAGAGTGAAAAGCATGCGCTCGACCCGATGTTGGTCCTGGCAATCATCAAAGTAGAGAGCGAATTCCGTCCCGCGGCGATCTCGTCATACGGCGCGCGGGGTTTGATGCAATTGCTCCCCGTCGTGGCCCACTCCCTGGTGGAAGACGCGGACGTAGATTTATGGGAAGGTGAAAGAAGCCTCCATGATCCCGTAACCAACATCAAGCTGGGAGCTTTTTATTTGGGCCGGTTGAAAAAAAAG
It contains:
- a CDS encoding MFS transporter, giving the protein MLELSQDGWLLLAACAVRSFAYGFLSVVLGLYLDVIGLGTTAIGWIFTAALAGGAIMTVVLTGVADRFGRKTLLVIGAMLMALAGLVFVATNNPLLLAVAAIFGTISPSGKEVGPFLSIEQAILPQTTGDQNRTAVFSVYNLVGSLAGALGALAVGLPSLLSLPLLTGYRLLIGGYVAAAALMLLLFAMLSPAIEARTRPTEVARRIGVKKSRAIVAKLSALFALDAFAGGFIVQSLVAYWFFLRYKTDIKALGGIFFGTNLLSALSFLAAPLIARRIGLLNTMVFTHLPSNFLLLLVPLMPNVQSAVVVLLARHLLSQLDVPTRQSYTMAIVDSGERAASAGIMSVARNTGAAAAPLFASAILAIPSLGLPFLLAGGLKIIYDVWIFAVFRHVRPPEEIVGRSS
- a CDS encoding SDR family oxidoreductase, whose protein sequence is MLLKDKIALVTGSTNNIGLGIARAFAREGAKVIVHSRHGDETKKIATEIGGDHFAADLSQPEQVERLFAHIKTNHRRLDLLVNTVAHSTKNDILETTLEEWSRIMAVNVTGYFLCIQHGARMMKENGGGAIINISAASGERGSPGTAVYSISKGAINALTRQAAVDLAPYKIRVNGIISGIVGTPLGRKDMGNRKPEYESIPLRRIGQPEDVGEAAVFLASEKASYITNAILPVDGGRMNSMGSASRG
- a CDS encoding SGNH/GDSL hydrolase family protein; translated protein: MKQNFGSWNATRRVGLLLFSFYAAEGAGLLSALAWYKNGARPFLLLLTGRYSPFFLGGTLTFLASSVYLFSRYRRAQRDNRREFWFTLALNVVVVGALLIFGEATVRLFQSRIFFATTFMNTVLLPRSWGESIARNRALLERAPSNISYFIPDDLLGWTIGANRRSTDGLYSSSAEGIRSARAGESYAARTRAYRIALVGDSFTFGLEVPFEESWGHRLEQEFESRIQVLNFGVDGYGVDQAYLRYWRDVRPWKPDLVIFGFINHDLYRSMAVYAFVSFPEWGFPFAKPRFAVDRGKLHMVNAPVLSPEAILAHRSIFDLPFIEYDRGYNPHEWEWRPYHRSYLVRFLLSRYPRWPEQRSDVVSDEAVKVVNSEILTSFAKLAKAEGSTPLIVYLPSRIGFQDGGTEAKDSVLRMLRARGIEYEDLTSCLRRFSVSELFIEGRPHYSPKGNAMVARCLSPIVRRHLNRRSSQKVDPS
- the moaA gene encoding GTP 3',8-cyclase MoaA; this translates as MVRDLYNRPIKDLRISVTDRCNFRCTYCMPLDEYEWIDKREILSFEEIARVARLFVRAGVEKIRLTGGEPLVRRDVEFLVAELSQLEGLKDLCLTTNGSLLAEKAAALKAAGLKRINVSLDTLDPEKFRRMTKRGDLEKVLEGLFAVKVEGLGPIKINAVVERGVNDDDIIDLVEFARKHDFAIRFIEYMDVGNSNQWTSDKLVSKKEIIEKIQARFPLREIGRDRGSAPSVDYEFADGGGEVGVVASVTEPFCSTCNRARLTADGKLVTCLFSSAGHDIKVLLRGGAPDEKIFEFIANVWGNRKDRYSSERLEALRSSTYDPANHKKIEMITLGG
- a CDS encoding HAMP domain-containing sensor histidine kinase, which encodes MSLRQQQIMVFVATVVVIFGLFATGILLVAKRLTTEATLQTALLLARQVEIALAQSLQQAPDAPPNAPPTAAQQQNKPSSSFWDFLGRLYPGNPPAASNPPAKTPPTPWRHTQVQGLIKAYIDRNSSIQAMWVLNSEGKILYSSQSREQGQTLAEPALRENLAKGITTIESYSDDEQTYYDVLVPLQMPEGARGTGGLRLWINPSDWTGLVSGLWRQFTLLFLLGADVALLAAFLTTALYTRRFRLINEALREAEAGTYQARPRYGSRDEIGTSLDLIDRLVMKQRGHIGLTAPLQRVSVAARTLVHEIKTPLNAMTVHLELLRHSAPNAQSSDTSPQVATHQRSLEALDASARQVDQLLRDFADYSTPVTLERQPLDVARVLEASVEAMLAQCTAQRIAVTMDLPAGPWMLEGDQLRLRQAFDNLLRNAVEAQPHGGAIQVSGEHNGNQITLRFKDSGPGIPPEKLATIFDFGQSTKPGGSGIGLSLSQLIVEAHGGTLQYEENGADSGAVFRLTLPLNGGVL
- a CDS encoding sigma-54 dependent transcriptional regulator, producing MTRPRPTVMVVDDDPASRDGLASLLERWGYKSQTAVNGKAALKACEESQPDAMVLDLIMPEMTGLELVQALGDRVRQMAVIMLTGQATIDSAVQAIKLGAYDYLAKPMEANRLRTALEKGLRQVELTREANALRQRLESPLGSYGGLIGKSPPMRQLYQNISRVAATDAPVLVSGESGTGKELVARTLHDLSPRRDGPFLALNCAAIPPTLMESEILGHEKGAFTGALERRLGCFEQSDGGTLFLDEITEMVPEVQAKFLRVLEENQVRRIGAANAVPVSVRVVTATNRSPAQAVKEERLRSDLFYRLSVFHLELPPLRERSDDITLLTRYFLEQFAEKYGRPVLPWVPDFASALKEHSWPGNVRELRNALERVAVLASGPTLTGADVKQFCLSTVLEESADTEPVSLAEAERQAIERALAATGGNKTQAARILGITPKTLNAKLALYGPETAK
- a CDS encoding glycine zipper domain-containing protein — encoded protein: MKNTACTRTFSALTVAALLAVGCAGGPLTTREKGAGIGALGGAAAGGIVGSAVGHPAAGALIGGGLGLGAGALIGDQLQGQEYRNYEQDREIRRNQAEIERLRRQQGEY
- a CDS encoding glycine zipper domain-containing protein, producing the protein MKSKILGVLIAGALTLVLGGCSEPLSKREQGGLIGAGVGAGTGAIIGSTVGHAAVGALIGGPIGLIAGALIGDQLMAQDRRQDEQQHQIDRNRAELERQRRENERLREQPLER
- a CDS encoding ABC transporter substrate-binding protein is translated as MDYKLRRFFLAGIAVLFCLPFAIPAEAGLPTDQTKATVDKVISILQQPGPKKEERRQQLRDTIYSRFDFPEMAKRSLGPHWSRRTPEEQQEFTKVFADLLESSYVDKIEGYNGEKVAYTREQQDKDNAEVFTKIITKKGEEFSINYKLHPVDGEWKVYDVVVENISLVNNYRSQFNRVLANASFDELLKKLQQKAPDLKAPGVKKG
- a CDS encoding DUF4168 domain-containing protein; translation: MSRYLSSRILFGALTILIGLWGLPAQAQDSPKPSQQASTNLSDKELRSFAKAYVEYHKLRQSYEKQIGSVQDAKEKEKLQREGDSKVSKALEKQGLTPQSYNRLYTAVNNNEQLRRKALKMIEEERKNS
- a CDS encoding lytic transglycosylase domain-containing protein, which translates into the protein MRTKHIWLRSFKPPFHLALSCFILLPWLFPSQPLAESKARRLHETAEIYLTLRLSNRDLNHSSASAVAETIWRESEKHALDPMLVLAIIKVESEFRPAAISSYGARGLMQLLPVVAHSLVEDADVDLWEGERSLHDPVTNIKLGAFYLGRLKKKFGDLKVALTAYSHGPTWVQKQIESKITLPEEYAKKVLSVSRNYREQGRDRRGNIVI